One segment of Mugil cephalus isolate CIBA_MC_2020 chromosome 14, CIBA_Mcephalus_1.1, whole genome shotgun sequence DNA contains the following:
- the LOC125019636 gene encoding sodium-dependent neutral amino acid transporter B(0)AT3-like, whose protein sequence is MGTTKDSEVEERPKWDNKVQYLLTCIGFAVGLGNVWRFPYLCQIYGGGAFLIPYLVALVFEGIPLLYLELAIGQRLRMGSTGVWNSISPLLGGVGIASMAVSFLVGIFYNTILAWVLWYFFHSFQNPLPWSQCPLNDNRTGFNVECEKSTPSNYFWYRETLNITPDIETSGSLQWWMVICLASAWCVVYICFIKGIESVGKAVYVTATFPYLVLTIFLIRALTLPGATDGLAYLFTPNWETLKNPQVWLDAATQIFFSLSVAFGGLIAFSSYNAERNNCERDAVLVAVINSATSLYASIPIFSILGFKATTAYNSCLKQNILSLTNHFEFSDQNITLENYNEWFNYLNQTSPADISSLDLNECNLQTFLGQSASGTGLAFIVFTEAVIEMPGSQVWAILFFVMLFSLGLSSMFGNIEGVLTPIKDLKVLPSWISNEVLTGIICLISFLFGLIFTMGSGNYWVEVFNSYVGSVPLLIIAFFEIIGVVYVRGMKNFSEDIYFMTGRKPNIFWKACWLVISPVMLLVVLVAYVIIQAQSHPMYQAWNQAYDKFPQSEKKPYPDWVFAIIILLSVVPVISIPLVALYRLICCRSKGSSSNVNLNPYSNGAFEIEEQPTRA, encoded by the exons ATGGGGACAACAAAAGActcagaggtggaggagagacCCAAATGGGACAACAAGGTTCAATACCTGCTGACATGTATTGGCTTTGCAGTAGGACTTGGAAATGTGTGGCGGTTTCCCTACTTGTGCCAAATCTACGGAGGAG GTGCATTCCTTATCCCCTACCTGGTCGCCTTGGTGTTTGAGGGAATCCCCCTGCTCTACCTGGAGCTGGCTATAGGACAAAGGCTCCGCATGGGCAGCACTGGTGTCTGGAACTCCATCTCCCCACTGCTGGGTGGAGTTG GTATCGCCTCCATGGCGGTATCTTTCCTGGTGGGCATTTTCTACAACACCATCCTGGCCTGGGTGCTCTGGTACTTCTTTCACTCTTTCCAAAACCCCCTCCCATGGAGTCAATGCCCACTCAATGATAACCGAACAG GCTTTAATGTGGAATGCGAGAAGAGCACACCGTCTAATTACTTCTGGTATCGTGAGACCCTGAACATCACACCTGACATAGAGACCAGTGGCTCCCTGCAGTGGTGGATGGTCATCTGCCTGGCCTCTGCGTGGTGTGTCGTCTACATCTGCTTCATCAAAGGCATCGAGTCTGTGGGAAAG GCTGTATACGTGACAGCGACCTTTCCTTACCTGGTGCTGACTATATTCCTAATCCGTGCCCTCACTCTGCCTGGAGCTACTGATGGACTGGCGTACCTCTTCACACCTAAT TGGGAGACACTGAAAAACCCACAGGTGTGGCTGGACGCCGCCACCcagatctttttctctctttctgtggcATTTGGAGGTCTCATAGCTTTCTCCAGTTATAACGCAGAGAG aaACAACTGTGAGAGAGATGCTGTTCTTGTAGCGGTTATAAACAGTGCTACATCTCTCTACGCCTCCATTCCCATTTTCTCTATCCTGGGGTTTAAAGCTACCACCGCCTACAACTCCTGTCTAAAACA aaacatccTGTCTCTGACCAACCACTTTGAGTTTTCAGACCAGAATATAACTCTGGAGAACTACAATGAGTGGTTTAATTATCTTAATCAGACATCTCCAGCTGACATCTCCAGTTTGGACCTGAATGAGTGCAATCTACAAACTTTCCTTGGCCAg agtgCTTCGGGTACTGGCCTGGCTTTTATTGTGTTCACCGAAGCAGTTATAGAGATGCCAGGCTCACAGGTATGGGCCATACTGTTCTTCGTCATGCTCTTCAGCTTAGGTCTCTCCTCCATGTTTGGGAACATAGAGGGTGTTCTAACGCCCATCAAAGACCTCAAAGTGCTGCCCAGCTGGATCTCCAACGAAGTCCTAACAG GTATCATTTGCTTGATATCCTTTTTGTTCGGCCTTATATTCACCATGGGTTCGGGCAACTATTGGGTAGAGGTCTTTAACAGCTATGTGGGCTCTGTACCTCTGCTCATCATCGCCTTCTTTGAGATCATTGGAGTCGTTTATGTCCGTGGAATGAAAAA TTTCAGTGAAGACATCTATTTTATGACTGGAAGGAAGCCCAACATCTTCTGGAAGGCATGCTGGTTGGTGATCAGTCCTGTAATGCTCCTGGTGGTGCTGGTTGCCTACGTGATCATTCAGGCACAATCTCACCCCATGTATCAAGCATGGAACCAAGCTTAT GACAAATTCCCCCAAAGTGAAAAAAAGCCATATCCAGACTGGGTGTTtgccatcatcatcctcctgtCTGTGGTGCCTGTGATTTCTATCCCTCTGGTCGCTCTCTACAGACTGATCTGCTGTAGAAGCAAAGGGTCATCCTCTAATGTCAACTTAAATCCCTACTCCAATGGAGCCTTTGAGATTGAGGAACAACCTACGAGGGCTTGA
- the LOC125020028 gene encoding sodium-dependent neutral amino acid transporter B(0)AT1-like yields the protein MKLLLPNPGLDDRIPNYEDLERMEKEDAGDRPKWDNKAQYILTCVGFCIGIGNVWRFPYLCQSHGGGAFLIPYLILLVLEGMPLLLMEFAIGQRLRKGSVGVWRAINPYLTGVGIASMLVSLLIGLYYNTLIAWIMWYLFNSFQEPLPWTQCPLNENRTGFVPECQQSSTVDYYYYRVTLDSTTSISDSGGIHWPMLVCLLSAWTIIFICYIRGISTSGKAVYVTAILPYIVLAIFLIRGLTLKGAFSGLKFLFTPDVDELMKPTTWLDAGAQVFYAFSIAWGGLISFSSYNPVHNNCKQDAIILSAITGLTSIYAATVTYTIIGFRATEKYDICMNDNIMTLSNAFELPEESITVDNYDAAFSHLNSSYPDVVLGLDIKTCDLQKLLSEGVEGTGLAFIVFTEAITKMPGSPAWSVLFFIMLLCLGLSTLFGNIEGVVVPLRDLNLLPKKWPQEAVTGVTCLVAFVISLLFAQRSGLYWVTLFDNFAGSVPLLTIGLFELIAVVYIYGIDRFNEDIKYMIGHKPSIFWQVSWRLVSPLIILVILVFYLVTQAQQELTYLVWDPNSETFPALASVPYPSWVNAVIFLLAGVPSLAVPVYALCRLVYVTCKKKTKPSEKISQIS from the exons ATGAAACTTTTGCTTCCTAACCCGGGACTGGATGACCGGATCCCTAATTATGAGGATctggagaggatggagaaggaGGACGCTGGGGACAGACCCAAGTGGGACAACAAGGCCCAGTACATCTTAACCTGCGTGGGTTTCTGCATTGGGATTGGCAACGTGTGGCGATTCCCTTACTTGTGTCAAAGCCATGGAGGAG GTGCCTTTTTGATTCCTTACCTCATCCTTCTGGTGCTGGAAGGAATGCCTCTCCTCTTGATGGAGTTTGCCATTGGGCAACGACTCAGAAAAGGCAGCGTTGGAGTGTGGAGGGCCATCAACCCATATCTTACTGGTGTTG GTATCGCCTCCATGCTGGTGTCCTTACTGATTGGACTGTACTACAACACCTTGATAGCCTGGATCATGTGGTATCTCTTCAATTCCTTTCAAGAGCCACTGCCTTGGACACAGTGTCCTCTCAATGAAAACAGGACAG GATTTGTACCGGAGTGTCAACAAAGCTCAActgtggattattattattaccgaGTGACTCTGGACAGTACAACGTCTATATCCGACTCTGGAGGAATCCACTGGCCCATGCTAGTGTGTCTGTTATCTGCCTGGACTATCATCTTTATCTGTTACATTCGGGGGATCAGTACTTCAGGAAAG GCAGTGTACGTCACAGCCATTCTGCCGTACATAGTGCTGGCCATCTTCCTGATTCGAGGACTGACTCTTAAAGGAGCTTTCAGTGGGCTAAAGTTCCTCTTCACACCAGAT GTGGATGAGTTAATGAAACCAACGACCTGGTTGGATGCAGGTGCCCAAGTCTTTTATGCTTTTAGCATAGCATGGGGAGGCCTCATCTCATTCTCAAGCTACAACCCTGTTCA cAACAACTGCAAACAAGATGCTATAATCCTGTCTGCTATAACGGGTCTCACTTCGATCTATGCTGCTACGGTCACCTACACTATCATTGGCTTCAGGGCCACGGAGAAATATGACATCTGTATGAATGA TAACATCATGACACTATCGAATGCATTTGAGCTTCCTGAGGAGAGCATCACTGTAGACAACTATGATGCAGCTTTCAGTCATCTGAACAGCTCCTATCCTGATGTTGTTCTTGGACTGGACATCAAAACCTGTGACTTGCAGAAGCTTCTCAGTGAG gGAGTGGAGGGGACAGGTCTGGCCTTCATTGTTTTCACAGAGGCCATCACCAAGATGCCTGGATCCCCAGCCTGGTCTGTGCTCTTTTTCATCATGCTTCTCTGCTTGGGACTCTCAACCTTGTTTGGCAACATTGAAGGAGTGGTGGTCCCCTTGAGAGACCTAAATTTATTACCTAAGAAATGGCCCCAAGAAGCAGTGACTG GAGTAACGTGTCTTGTGGCATTCGTCATCTCCCTCCTGTTTGCGCAGCGTTCAGGACTTTACTGGGTCACTCTCTTTGACAACTTTGCAGGGTCGGTTCCACTCCTGACCATTGGATTGTTTGAGCTGATAGCTGTTGTTTACATCTATGGCATTGACAG GTTCAATGAAGACATCAAGTACATGATCGGACATAAGCCCTCCATCTTCTGGCAGGTTTCATGGAGACTGGTCAGCCCTCTAATCATCCTGGTTATCTTAGTTTTCTACCTGGTGACTCAAGCTCAACAAGAGCTCACCTATTTAGTCTGGGACCCGAATTCT GAGACGTTCCCAGCTCTGGCATCAGTTCCTTACCCTTCCTGGGTCAATGCAGTCATCTTTCTTTTGGCAGGAGTCCCCAGCTTGGCAGTGCCAGTGTATGCATTATGTAGGCTGGTCTATGTAACCTgcaagaaaaagacaaaacccaGTGAAAAAATTAGCCAGATTTCTTAA